The following are from one region of the Candidatus Methylomirabilota bacterium genome:
- a CDS encoding CaiB/BaiF CoA-transferase family protein: protein MGVLDGIRVLELARVPPAEMPGMILADMGADVLKIETPDPERPRGPEWDRRTAFAFVNRNKRSMTLNMKAPEGQAIFRRLVTSADVVVEGFRPGVMARLGADYETLRSLNPRLVYCSLSGFGQDGPARAYPAHDLNYISLAGVLGLIGERDRKPVIPLNLIADYAGASLHGALGIVLALFARERTGRGQHVDIAYLDTTIALLAATPNMRFFFSDGIAPRRGEGFLGGSYPYYAIYETRDGKLLTIGCTEPWLWENFCKAIGRPELVRFARRPDQFVRAANAEEEAARREIEAIIRTRDRDEWYDLLVKADVCVGKVYDVEEVVRDPQVAHRQMVVETQHPVLGKVRQFGIAIKLSDTPGAVRQAAPLPGEHTESVLAELGVPSADVAALRDKGVIE, encoded by the coding sequence ATGGGCGTGCTCGACGGGATCCGCGTTCTGGAGCTGGCGCGGGTGCCGCCCGCCGAGATGCCCGGGATGATCCTGGCCGACATGGGCGCCGACGTGCTGAAGATCGAGACGCCCGACCCCGAGCGGCCGCGAGGCCCCGAGTGGGACCGGCGAACGGCCTTCGCCTTCGTCAACCGCAACAAGCGCTCGATGACCTTGAACATGAAGGCGCCCGAAGGACAGGCCATCTTCCGGCGGCTGGTGACCTCGGCCGACGTCGTCGTCGAAGGCTTTCGCCCCGGCGTGATGGCGAGACTGGGCGCCGACTATGAGACCCTGCGCAGCCTCAATCCCCGCCTCGTCTACTGCTCGCTGTCCGGCTTCGGTCAGGATGGCCCGGCCCGGGCGTACCCGGCGCACGACCTCAACTACATCTCGCTGGCCGGGGTGCTCGGCCTGATCGGCGAGCGGGACCGCAAGCCCGTGATCCCGCTGAACCTCATCGCCGACTACGCGGGCGCCAGCCTGCACGGGGCGCTCGGTATCGTGCTGGCGCTGTTCGCCCGCGAGCGAACGGGCCGGGGACAGCACGTCGACATCGCCTATCTGGACACCACCATCGCGCTGCTGGCGGCGACGCCGAACATGCGGTTCTTCTTCAGCGACGGCATCGCGCCGCGGCGTGGCGAGGGCTTCCTGGGCGGCTCCTACCCGTACTACGCGATCTACGAAACGCGGGACGGCAAGCTGCTGACCATCGGCTGCACCGAGCCCTGGCTGTGGGAGAACTTCTGCAAGGCCATCGGCCGGCCCGAGCTCGTGCGGTTCGCCCGGCGCCCCGACCAGTTCGTCCGGGCCGCCAATGCCGAGGAGGAAGCCGCCCGCCGGGAGATCGAGGCCATCATCAGGACGCGCGACCGGGACGAATGGTACGACCTGCTGGTCAAGGCCGACGTCTGCGTGGGGAAGGTCTACGACGTCGAGGAGGTCGTGCGCGATCCCCAGGTGGCGCACCGGCAGATGGTCGTGGAGACCCAGCACCCCGTGCTCGGGAAGGTGCGCCAGTTCGGCATCGCCATCAAGCTCTCCGACACTCCCGGCGCCGTGCGCCAGGCCGCCCCGCTGCCGGGCGAGCATACGGAGAGCGTGCTGGCCGAGCTCGGTGTGCCGAGCGCGGACGTCGCCGCTCTCCGAGACAAGGGCGTGATCGAGTA
- a CDS encoding MmgE/PrpD family protein has protein sequence MTAIARLSDFVVKTTLEDCPRPALDAIRRAALDTVGVMLAGAGEPAARAVREVIRAEGGAPLCTVLGTALRTAPTWAALANGTAGHAHDFDDTSFALMGHPSVPLLAALLACAEAEMADGAALALGYLVGFEVNAALGSGLNPPHYERGWHATSTIGTFGCAAGAARVLGLDPAQTRQALALAASLASGVQENFGTMTKPYHAGHAARSGVLAARLAREGLTASESALDGKRGFSAAFGGNPLDEAVERLGRRWHLVDSGIAVKPYPSCAFTHPAVDALLDLRRQHGLEAGDVTAVEIGISRIAIEVLSYPRPATALERKFSMQFCAATALVEGRLDFLAFRDGEVDDPVVQALMPAVTMVADESLAGGAEQARSRVTVRLRDGRALHSPPRGASGHPDRPLSAQALHEKFLGCASPVVGRDEAEAVAEQIAHLEDIPDVRALTARLVGGID, from the coding sequence GTGACGGCCATCGCGCGGTTGAGCGACTTCGTCGTCAAGACCACGTTGGAGGACTGTCCGCGACCGGCGCTCGACGCCATCCGTCGGGCGGCCCTGGACACCGTGGGCGTCATGCTCGCCGGGGCCGGCGAGCCGGCCGCCCGGGCCGTACGCGAGGTCATCCGGGCCGAGGGCGGCGCACCGCTTTGCACGGTCCTGGGCACGGCCTTGCGCACGGCACCGACGTGGGCGGCCCTGGCCAACGGCACGGCCGGTCATGCCCACGACTTCGACGACACGTCGTTTGCCCTCATGGGACACCCCAGCGTGCCGCTGCTGGCCGCGCTGCTGGCCTGCGCCGAGGCAGAGATGGCCGACGGGGCCGCGCTGGCGCTCGGCTACCTGGTGGGCTTCGAGGTGAACGCCGCGCTCGGCAGCGGATTGAACCCGCCGCACTACGAGCGCGGGTGGCATGCCACCTCGACGATCGGCACCTTCGGCTGTGCCGCGGGGGCCGCCCGCGTGCTCGGCCTGGACCCGGCCCAGACGCGTCAGGCCCTGGCCCTGGCGGCCTCGCTGGCCTCGGGAGTCCAGGAGAACTTCGGCACGATGACGAAGCCCTATCACGCCGGTCACGCGGCGCGGAGCGGGGTGCTGGCGGCTCGACTGGCCAGAGAGGGCCTGACGGCATCCGAGTCCGCGCTCGACGGCAAGCGCGGCTTCTCGGCCGCCTTCGGCGGCAACCCGTTGGACGAGGCTGTGGAGCGACTGGGTCGACGCTGGCACCTGGTGGACTCGGGCATCGCCGTCAAACCGTACCCGTCCTGCGCGTTCACCCACCCGGCGGTCGACGCGCTCCTCGATCTGCGCCGGCAACACGGGCTCGAGGCGGGCGACGTCACGGCGGTTGAAATCGGCATCAGCCGCATCGCGATCGAGGTCCTGAGCTATCCTCGACCGGCCACGGCGCTGGAACGGAAGTTCTCGATGCAGTTCTGCGCGGCCACCGCCCTGGTGGAGGGCCGCCTCGATTTCCTCGCCTTCCGTGACGGGGAGGTCGACGATCCTGTCGTGCAGGCCCTGATGCCCGCCGTCACCATGGTTGCCGATGAAAGCTTGGCGGGCGGGGCCGAGCAGGCCCGGAGCCGGGTGACCGTCCGGCTGCGCGACGGACGGGCGCTCCACTCGCCGCCCCGCGGCGCCTCCGGCCATCCCGACCGGCCGCTGTCCGCGCAGGCCCTGCACGAGAAGTTTCTCGGTTGCGCCAGCCCGGTCGTCGGCCGCGACGAGGCCGAGGCCGTGGCCGAGCAGATCGCTCACCTCGAGGACATTCCCGATGTCCGAGCGCTGACTGCGCGGCTCGTGGGCGGAATCGACTGA
- a CDS encoding 2OG-Fe(II) oxygenase, with the protein MATTPSSIAERVAALDWTGLEDALWRWGYATTPALLTAAECQALVTLYSDDARFRSRVDMERYRFGVGEYKYFAEPLPPVVAELRERMYPPLAGVANRWEAALGARRRYPADLAGLLAVCRRAGQTKPTPLLLHYEAGGYNCLHQDLYGEVAFPLQLTVFLSRRGVDHEGGEFLLVEQRPRAQSRGEVIAPAQGASVIFTTRWRPVAGSRGHFRATMRHGVSRVTRGSRYTLGVIFHNAK; encoded by the coding sequence ATGGCGACGACGCCTTCATCGATCGCCGAACGCGTGGCCGCGCTGGACTGGACCGGGCTCGAGGACGCGCTGTGGCGGTGGGGCTACGCCACCACGCCGGCTCTGCTGACGGCGGCCGAATGCCAGGCCCTGGTCACCCTCTACTCCGACGACGCCCGCTTCCGCAGCCGCGTCGACATGGAGCGCTATCGCTTCGGCGTCGGCGAGTACAAGTACTTCGCCGAGCCCCTGCCGCCCGTGGTGGCCGAGCTGCGCGAGCGCATGTATCCCCCTCTCGCGGGCGTGGCCAACCGGTGGGAAGCGGCGCTGGGCGCGCGCCGGCGCTACCCGGCCGACCTGGCGGGTTTGCTCGCCGTCTGCCGGCGGGCCGGTCAGACGAAGCCGACGCCGCTGCTGCTGCACTACGAGGCCGGCGGCTACAACTGCCTGCATCAGGACCTCTACGGCGAGGTGGCCTTCCCGCTGCAGCTCACCGTTTTTCTCAGCCGCCGCGGTGTCGATCACGAGGGCGGGGAGTTCCTGCTCGTCGAGCAGCGGCCGCGGGCGCAGTCCCGGGGCGAGGTGATTGCCCCGGCACAGGGGGCGTCGGTCATCTTCACCACCCGCTGGCGGCCCGTGGCCGGCTCCCGCGGCCACTTCCGGGCGACCATGCGTCACGGCGTCAGCCGCGTCACGCGAGGCTCGCGCTACACGCTGGGCGTCATCTTCCATAACGCGAAGTAG
- a CDS encoding DUF6496 domain-containing protein — protein MHKAKRGKLTSGRSGKKVTSRKQAIAIGLSEARRKGAKVPARRRPRRGRRK, from the coding sequence ATGCACAAGGCCAAGCGCGGCAAGCTCACGAGCGGCCGCAGCGGCAAGAAGGTCACCAGCCGCAAGCAGGCGATCGCGATCGGGCTGTCCGAGGCGCGCCGCAAGGGGGCCAAGGTGCCGGCCCGACGGCGGCCTCGCAGAGGTCGGCGAAAGTGA
- a CDS encoding acyl-CoA dehydrogenase family protein — translation MDFALTEQQELIRKEVATLARSFSLEYWREKDRTADYPWEFVRAFAAGGWLGVVIPETYGGSGLGVTEACLLLHEICAAGAGTSGASPIHFYVFPPMPLVKHASEALKRSILPRIATGEIVMSFGVTEPNAGTDTSRIETRAERRGDRFVVHGRKVWNTNARQATHMLLLARTSPREADRPFAGLTLFFADFDRTRITVREIEKLGRAAVDSNEIFIDGLEIPVEHVVGEVGRGFYHLLDSLNAERILTAIEAVGIGRAALERATQYARERVVFDRPIGQNQAVAHPLALAWAKLEAAELITLKAAWLFDRGRPCGAEANTAKLLAAEAGFEACDVAVQTHGGYGYAKEFHVERLWREIRLYKIAPVSQQMVLNYLSEHVLGLPRSY, via the coding sequence GTGGACTTCGCCCTGACCGAGCAGCAGGAGCTGATCCGCAAGGAGGTCGCCACGCTGGCGCGGTCGTTCTCGCTCGAGTACTGGCGGGAGAAGGACCGCACCGCGGACTACCCGTGGGAGTTCGTGCGCGCCTTCGCTGCCGGTGGCTGGCTGGGCGTGGTCATCCCCGAGACGTATGGCGGTTCGGGGCTGGGCGTGACCGAGGCCTGTCTGCTTCTGCACGAGATTTGCGCGGCGGGCGCGGGCACCAGCGGGGCGTCTCCCATTCATTTCTACGTCTTCCCGCCCATGCCCCTGGTCAAGCACGCCAGCGAGGCGCTCAAGCGGAGCATCCTGCCCCGCATCGCCACCGGCGAGATCGTGATGTCCTTCGGCGTCACCGAGCCGAACGCGGGCACGGACACCTCCCGTATCGAGACGCGCGCCGAGCGGCGGGGCGATCGCTTCGTCGTCCACGGCCGCAAGGTGTGGAACACGAACGCCCGGCAAGCCACGCACATGCTGCTCCTGGCCCGGACGTCCCCCCGCGAGGCGGACAGGCCCTTCGCGGGGCTGACGTTGTTCTTCGCCGACTTCGACCGGACGCGCATCACCGTGCGCGAGATCGAGAAGCTGGGCCGGGCCGCCGTGGACTCCAACGAGATCTTCATCGACGGCCTGGAGATTCCCGTCGAGCACGTGGTGGGCGAGGTCGGGCGCGGGTTCTACCACCTCCTGGATTCGCTCAATGCCGAGCGCATCCTCACCGCAATCGAGGCCGTGGGTATCGGCCGCGCCGCCCTCGAGCGGGCCACGCAATACGCCAGAGAGCGCGTCGTGTTCGACCGTCCCATCGGCCAGAATCAGGCGGTGGCCCACCCCCTGGCTCTGGCCTGGGCGAAGCTGGAGGCGGCCGAGCTGATCACCTTGAAGGCGGCCTGGCTGTTCGATCGTGGCCGGCCGTGCGGCGCCGAGGCCAACACCGCCAAGCTGTTGGCCGCCGAGGCCGGCTTCGAGGCGTGCGACGTGGCCGTGCAGACCCACGGGGGATACGGGTACGCCAAGGAATTTCACGTCGAACGCCTTTGGCGCGAGATCCGCCTGTACAAGATCGCCCCCGTGTCCCAGCAGATGGTGCTGAACTATCTCAGCGAGCACGTGCTGGGCCTGCCGCGCAGCTACTAG
- a CDS encoding response regulator, whose product MTSPLTKRRVLVVDDAGEVIVLCVNMLQSLGYAVKGANRPQTALELLGQERFELMIVDYKMPEMNGFEVFLQARRLQPRMAVLLLTGHGTADIVEEAAAMGFDAILLKPFTRDQLHAAAKQALRGHM is encoded by the coding sequence GTGACGTCCCCCCTGACGAAGCGCCGGGTCCTGGTCGTGGACGATGCCGGTGAGGTGATCGTCCTCTGCGTCAACATGCTTCAATCGCTCGGCTACGCCGTCAAGGGCGCGAACCGTCCGCAGACCGCGCTCGAGCTCCTCGGTCAGGAGAGGTTCGAGCTGATGATCGTCGACTACAAGATGCCGGAGATGAACGGCTTCGAGGTGTTCCTGCAAGCTCGCCGGCTCCAGCCCCGGATGGCGGTCCTGCTCCTGACCGGACACGGCACCGCGGACATCGTGGAGGAGGCCGCGGCGATGGGGTTCGATGCGATCCTGCTCAAGCCCTTCACCCGTGATCAGCTGCACGCTGCCGCCAAGCAGGCGCTCCGCGGGCACATGTGA
- a CDS encoding methyltransferase domain-containing protein: MLSRAETARRTSNYRVVRPLVNAVQWGLDRTVSVGYGVVYDYIFERFGPYRALQREVLARVEASLVGGASPRHEIRVLEVGCGPGNFSCLLAEAGFAVVGIDPYAGLVELAREKRRALGLSHLAFQHADLAHGGVLWDASFDQVVCIHALYAHPEPRRLLAEIHRVLKPGGHVVIVNHTRRIALGSTFTEVRRRDGRTPAWQALLLWLMPNAIFEAARKPVGPHYWDEATFAAELRAAGFMVREMRRTFLNATSLLVWARKDEAPR; this comes from the coding sequence ATGCTCTCGCGAGCCGAGACCGCCCGGCGCACCTCCAACTACAGGGTCGTGCGCCCGCTCGTCAATGCCGTGCAGTGGGGTCTCGACCGGACGGTGTCCGTCGGCTATGGGGTCGTGTACGATTACATCTTCGAGCGCTTCGGGCCGTACCGCGCCCTGCAGCGGGAAGTGCTGGCGCGGGTGGAGGCCTCGCTCGTCGGCGGCGCCAGTCCGCGCCACGAGATCCGCGTGCTGGAGGTCGGCTGCGGGCCCGGAAACTTCAGCTGCCTGCTGGCCGAGGCGGGCTTCGCGGTGGTGGGCATCGATCCCTACGCGGGACTGGTCGAGCTGGCCCGTGAGAAACGCCGGGCGCTGGGCCTGTCCCACCTCGCCTTTCAGCACGCCGACCTGGCCCACGGTGGGGTGTTGTGGGATGCCAGCTTCGATCAGGTCGTCTGCATCCACGCCCTCTACGCCCACCCGGAGCCGCGCCGCCTGCTCGCCGAGATCCACCGCGTCCTGAAGCCGGGCGGCCATGTCGTGATCGTCAACCACACCCGGCGGATCGCCCTGGGGTCCACCTTCACCGAGGTCCGCCGTCGCGACGGCCGGACTCCGGCATGGCAGGCGCTGCTCCTCTGGTTGATGCCCAACGCCATCTTCGAGGCGGCCCGCAAGCCGGTGGGGCCGCACTACTGGGACGAGGCGACGTTCGCGGCCGAGCTCCGAGCCGCCGGCTTCATGGTGCGCGAAATGCGGCGCACGTTCCTCAACGCCACCAGCCTCCTGGTCTGGGCACGCAAGGACGAGGCGCCGCGGTGA
- a CDS encoding methyltransferase domain-containing protein: MKEPGALAWNGQPPMTVRPMRVLLDRLLAIAYGLGYDAVVRGFSPYQALLDEVAACVARVSGGPPHRLNVLDIACGTGTVAARLAREGYRVVGLDSIEHLVAVARRRYGQSGAIAFHHLDLARHPVPEAGTFDVVVSMHTLYWHPDPPGILNACRSALRPGGHGIFLTYVRPAYVARTFGLIRAEQGLLGALQALRWLLPTAAFEAVRHCEARYMSRDEFHRSLVQAGFEVLESRETFLAGLSLLALTRATRPAGR, encoded by the coding sequence GTGAAGGAGCCGGGCGCACTGGCCTGGAACGGGCAGCCGCCGATGACGGTGAGACCGATGCGGGTGCTTCTCGACCGGCTGCTGGCGATCGCCTACGGCCTCGGGTACGACGCCGTGGTGCGGGGCTTCTCACCCTACCAGGCGCTGCTCGACGAAGTGGCGGCCTGCGTGGCGCGGGTCTCGGGCGGCCCGCCGCACCGGCTGAACGTGCTCGACATCGCCTGCGGGACGGGGACGGTCGCGGCCCGGCTGGCCCGCGAAGGCTACCGTGTGGTCGGGCTCGACTCGATCGAGCACCTGGTCGCCGTGGCCCGGCGGCGGTACGGGCAGTCCGGCGCCATCGCGTTTCACCATCTCGACCTCGCCCGCCATCCCGTGCCCGAGGCCGGCACCTTCGACGTGGTGGTCAGCATGCACACGCTCTACTGGCACCCCGATCCGCCTGGTATTCTGAACGCCTGCCGCTCGGCCCTGCGCCCGGGTGGGCACGGGATCTTCCTGACGTATGTCCGTCCCGCCTACGTGGCCCGGACGTTCGGGCTGATCCGGGCCGAGCAGGGGCTGCTCGGAGCCCTGCAGGCCCTGCGCTGGCTGCTGCCGACCGCCGCCTTCGAGGCGGTGCGCCACTGCGAGGCCCGCTACATGAGCCGGGACGAGTTCCACCGGAGCCTGGTGCAGGCGGGTTTCGAGGTGTTGGAGTCGCGCGAAACCTTCCTGGCCGGTCTGAGTCTCCTGGCCTTGACCCGAGCCACCCGGCCGGCCGGCCGCTGA